A stretch of DNA from Lawsonibacter asaccharolyticus:
AGGGCGGTGACAGACAGGCGTTCCACCAGCAGGTCAGTCTGGGCCCGCAGATCGTCGCTGGCCGCCGCTGTGTAGGTGATGGGGGTGGCCCAGGCAATCAGGGCGAAGGTGATGGCCCCCGCCCCAAGCAGGATGAGGAGGGTAATGAGGAAGATGCGGACAGTGAGGCTCTCATGGAGCTTCCTTCGCAGCACGATAGCCCACCCCCCTCACTGTCTCGATGCAGTCGATGCCCAGCTTGTGACGGAGATTCTTGATGTGGCTGTCCACCACCCGCTCGTCCCCGAAGAAATCGTAGCCCCACAGCTTGGCCAGCAGCACCTCCCGGGTAAAGACCCGGCCAGGGCTGGAGAGAAAGGTGTGGAGCAGCTCGAACTCCCGGGCGGTGAGCTCCAGAGACCGGCCGGCCAGCCGCACCTCCATGGCCTCCGGGTCCAGGGTCAGATCCCCGTAGCGGAGAAGGGAGGGCGCGGTGCTGATACCCCCGGCACGGCGGAGGATGGCGGCGATCTTTTTCAGCAGCACCGGCATGGAGAAGGGCTTGGTCACATAGTCGTCGATCTCCAGGTCAAAGCCCCGAAGCTGCTCCGCCTCCCCGTCCAGGGCGGTGAGCATGAGGATGGGGACCTGGGATTCCTGGCGGATCAGCTCGCACACGCCGAAGCCGTCTATTTTGGGCAGCATGATGTCCAACAGGACCAGGTCAAAGGAGGCGGAGCGGAACAGCTCCAGGGCCTCCACCCCGTCTCCGGCCAGGCTGGTCTGGTAGCCGGCCTGCTGGAGATAGGCGGAGAGCAGCTCCTGGATGTCCGGCTCGTCTTCCACGATCAGGATTCGGTTCATTTTGTTCACCCCAATGACAGGATAACAGGAAAATATGAATTTTATATGGAGAGGGACAAAAAAACCAGAGCGGGAGGGGAAGAGGCGGAAAAAGAGCCCCGGCTGCCGGAGCAGAGGGCTCCGGCGGCCGGGGGCAGGACAGGGTCAGTCCCCGTACATGGGGGTGGAAAGATAGTGCTCTCCGGTGTCGGGGAGCAGGGCCACGATGGTCTTGCCCCGGTTCTCCGGCCGCCGGGCCAGCTGCACTGCGGCCCAGACCGCTGCGCCGGAGGAGATGCCAACCAGCACCCCTTCCAGCCGGCCCAGCCGGCCGCCCATGGCCAGGGCGTCCTGGTCCTCCACCTGGATGATCTCGTCATAGATCCCGGTGTCCAGCGCCTGAGGGACGAAGCCGGCCCCGATGCCCTGGATGGCGTGGGGCCCCGGCGTTCCACCGCTGAGCACGGGGGAGGAGGCGGGTTCCACTGCCACGATCTGTACGTCCGGCCTGCGGGATCTCAGGTACTCGCCCACTCCGGTGATGGTGCCGCCAGAGCCCACCCCGGCCACGAAGATGTCCACCGTCCCGTCGGTGTCCGCCCAGATCTCCGGGCCGGTGGAGGTGCGGTGGGCGGCGGGATTGGCTGGGTTTTCAAATTGGCCGGGGATGAAGCTGCCAGGGATCTCCCGGGCCAGCTCCTCCGCCCTGGCGATGGCCCCCGCCATGCCCAGCCGGCCCTCGGTCAGCACCACCTCGGCCCCATAGGCCAGCAGGAGCTGACGCCGCTCCTGGCTCATGGTGTCCGGCATGACGATGATGGCCCGATAGCCCCGGGCGGCGGCCACCAGTGCCAGACCGATGCCTGTGTTGCCCGAGGTGGGCTCGATGATGACAGAGCCGGATTTCAGAATGCCCCGGGCCTCCCCGTCGTCCAGCATGGATTTGGCGATGCGGTCCTTGGCGGACCCGCCGGGGTTGAAGCTCTCCAGCTTCCCCAGGATGCGGGCGCTCAGGCCCAGCTCCCGCTCAAGATGCGTCAGCTCCAGCAGGGGCGTCCCCCCGATCAGCTGATCTACTGAGGTATAGATCTTTCCCATAGCGCTTATCCTCCGTTCTTTCTAACTGTCAGGTAGTTTAGGGGGATTATAGGCTTTTCCCCGTCAGGTGTCAAGAAAAAGCGGGGCCTGAGACTTCAAGGGCACGCCCAACACACGGGATTTGTGATTTTTGTTGCCGTGGCGCCGGATCTGTGTTATAATTTTGACAAAGATACCTGAAAAAGGAAGGGAAGGAGCCGGCTGGGCCGGAGCGGCCCGGGTCGGAGGAGAGACAAAGGAGGCCTGTTATGGTAGAAGTCACCACTCTGGATCTGGTCATTATTGGACTGTATCTGCTCTTCATGCTGCTGGTGGGTGTGTGGTTCGTAAAGCGCATCAAGAACACGGATGACTATTATGTAGCGGGACGCACACTGGGGCCGGTGGTCCTGGCCGCCACCGTGTGTGCCACCATTATCGGAGGCAGCGCCATGATGGGGCGGGCGGGCATCGCCTACACCACGGGCTTCATGGCCATTGCCACCGCCCTGCCCTATATGCTGGGCATGTTTATCTTCTCCGGCTACGCCGGGCGTATTCAGCAGGTGGGGGAGAAGTACCACATCGAGTCCATCCCCAGCCTGTTCGAGTACCGCTTCGGAAAGCCGGCTAAATGCGTCCTGGCTGCTATGGTGGCTTTCGCCATGGTGGGCACGGTGGCCGCCCAGGTCACCGCCACCGCTACCATTATTAAGCTGCTGGGGGACAGGTGGGCATCAGCTACGAGATGGGGGCTTTCATCGCCACCGCCATCTTCATCATCTATACCGCCGCCTCCGGACTGTTCGGCGTGGTGTACACCGACGTGGTGCAGTTTTTCATGCTCATTATCTTTGTCTACCTGATGATCCCATTTTCCAGTCTGGACTATCTGGGGGGCTTCGGGAGCTTCTGGGCCAGCCTGGACAAGAGCTACATCACCCCTGCCATTGACGGCAAGATACTGGGGGACATCGTCACCTATCTGGTGTTCACCATGGCGGGGGCGGAGATGTGGCAGCGGGCCTTTGCGGCCAAGGATAAAAAATCAGCCAAGCGGGGCATGTTCTGGGGCACCGCCGTCTATGGCGTGACCATCGCCTTGCTGTTCCTGATGGGGCTGGCGGCTCAGCAGATCCTGCCCAACGTGGTGGAGGAATTCGGCACCGCCGATGCCGTGATACCTGCCTTGGCCATCAAAATCCTGCCCCCCGGCCTGACGGGGCTGGCTCTGTCCGGCATCCTCTCCGTGATGATGAGCACGGCGGACAGCTATCTGCTGGTCTCTGTTCAGACGGTGGTCAGCGACCTAGGCAAGACCTTCCACCCCGCCATGAAGGAGAAGCAAGAGATCCTTTTCTCCCGCATCGCCTCGGTGGTGCTGGCCCTGGGGGCACTGGTCATCGCCCTGTACATCAAGAGTGCCTACGACGTGCTCATGTTCGCCTGGGCCTTCTACGCAGCGGCGGCCGGACTGCCCGCCCTGGCGGCTCTGTACTGGAAGAAAGCCACCAGCGCCGGCATCATGGCCGGGATGCTGGGGGGCTTCGTGGTCACCGTGGTCTGGAAGCTGGTGGGCGAGCCCATGGGTCTGGGTGCCACCGTCCCCGGCGCCATCGCCTGCGGCGTCCTGCTGGTGGGAGTCAGCCTGGCCACATACCGGAAGCGCCCCACTGTGATGGTGGAAGTGAAATAAGCGTCCGAGACGGGCGAAAAAGAGGCAGTCTGCCACGGGCAGGGTTTGTCCGCCTGCGGACGCGAACTCTGCAAAGATTTTTCCACAGAGCGCCGGCCCCGCCCCTTATTGGGGGCGGGGCCGGCGCTCTGTGGAAAAGCGGCATGGACGTTTTATGCCGTCTGGTCAGGCAGGTCCTCCAGGGAGGCGAAGGTGTAGCCCATGTCCTCCCAGCGGGTGAGCAGCTCGTCCAGGATCTCGGCGTTGGTCCGGGAGGTGGAGTGGAGCAGCACGATGGCCCCATTGTGGATGCGGGGGATGAGTTTGGAGAAGGCCTCCTCCGCCGTGGGCTGGTCATCCACGTACCAGTCCACATAGGCCAGGCTCCAGAACACGGTGCGGTAGCCCAGGGCCTGGGCCTGGCGCAGATTCTCCTCGCTGTATTTTCCCTGCGGAGGGCGGTAGAACCGGGGGAGGGTCTGGCCAGTGGTCTCCTGGTACAGCTGTTCCAGCTCCTCCAGCTCCTGCTGAAATTTGCTCTGGTCCGAGATGGCGGACATGTCCGGATGGTGGAAGGTGTGGTTGCCCACGATGTGCCCCTCCTGAACCATACGGCGGATTAGGTCGGGGGAGGACTGGATCATGTGTCCCACTACAAAGAAGGCGGCCGGGGCCTGATGGTCCTTCAGCACGTCCAGGATCTGGGCGGTGTAGCCGTTCTCATATCCGCAGTCAAAGGTGAGGTAGAGGACCTTCTGGGTCGTGTCCCCCACATAGTAGGCGTCGTATTGGGCCAGGGACTGGGCGGTGGCGTTGCCCACAGGGGGTTCCCCCTCAGTCTGGAAGGACAGGCCCCAGTTGTCGGTGGAGGCGGCCACTGCCGCCGGGGCGGCAGCGGGGACGGGAGTGTCCTCCCGCACAGCCAGCCAGAACAGCCCTCCCAGTACCAGGCAGAGCGCAGCTGCGGACAGCAGCGCGGTTCGGCGTGTGTGGTCCATAGATGTTCCCTCCTGCATGTTTTCGGTCAGGTCAGCGCTAGAATGTGCAGGAGAGAGGCAAAATATGTACCGCTTATGCTGGAAAAGAAGGCGGAACGGCGGCCTTCTGGCCGCCGTTCCGCCTGGAGCCAAGCCGCTTTTTTGACAGATCTGTGCTTACCGGTCGGCCACTGCGGTCCGCATCCACTTTCCACTCTTCACCCGGAGCAGGGAGACCGCCGCACCCACGGCCCAGCCGGCGGGAATGGACCACCAGATGGCGTTGGCGCCGAAGGGGGTCAGATAGACCAGCGCGTAGGCGATGGCCACTCGGGAGAACAGGTTCGCCATAGAGCTGAGGGTGAACGCCCCCATGTCTCCGGCCCCCCGGAGCATCCCGTTGGGAACGAAGAGAATGCCCATGAGGATGTAAAAGACGGAGACGGTGCGCATGTAGGCCAGCCCGTAGCCCATGGCGCCGGAGGTGTCTCCCGGGTCCAGGAACAGGGAGAGCAGCTGGCTGCCGAACAGGAAGATGATCACCGTGATGACCAGGGAGAAGACCACAACCATGAACAGGCAGGCCTTCAGGCCCTCCTTCACCCGGTCGTACTTGCCAGCGCCGATGTTCTGGGCGGTATAGCTGGACATGGCGTTGGAGAAGTTCATGTTGGGCAGCATGGCCAGGGTGTCGATCTTGGTGGCGGCGGTGTAGCCGGCGACCAGCACCTTGCCGAAGGAGTTGACCAGTCCCTGCATCATCATCATGGACAGGGAGACCAGGGACTGCTGGAGCATGGAGGGCAGGCCGATCTGGGCGATGCGCTTTACCGCCGTCATGTGGAACAGGGGGATCTTCATGTTGGCCCGCTCCGGCTCACAGGGCAGCTTCTTCATCCGCTGGAACATCACCACCAGGGAGGCGATGGCACACATTCCCTGAGCGATCAGGGTGGCCCAGGCCACCCCCGCCACCCCCATGTTGAACTGGATAACGAAGAGCAGGTCCAGCACGATGTTGGTCAGGCTGGAGATCATGAGAAAGATCAGCGGCGTTTTGCTGTCCCCCTGGGCGTTGTAGATGCCGTTGAGGGTGTTGTACAAAAACAGGAACACCGCTCCTCCAAAGTAGATCCGCAGGTACAGCCGGGAGTCATCCATAATGTCCGGGTCGGTGCCCAGCAGCTGGAGCAGAGGGCCGGCGAACACCGTCCCCAGGGCCATGATGATGAGGCCCAGCACGCTCAGGGAGATGATAGCGGTGGAGATGGTGGTCTTCATCTCGTGGATGCGCCTGGCCCCGAACAGCTGGGAGACCACCACGTTACAGCCCATAGACAGCCCGGAGGCCACCGCCACCGACAAAAACACGATGGGGAAGGAGGAGCCTACCGCTGCCACCGCGTCCTCCCCCACGAACTTGCCCACTACAGCGGTGTCCACCATGTTGTACAGCTGCTGGAACAGATTGCCCGCCACCATAGGCAGGGCAAAGAAAAACAGCAGGTTGAGAGGCTTGCCCTCTGTCAGATTTTTAACCATCGTCCCCTTCCTCTCCTCTTTTGTATTGCATGACATTTTCGATGATCCGGGACAAAAAGCTGTTATACAGTGTCCGTTCCTCGGAGGAGAACCCCCGGCAGCAGATGTCGTTCCAGCTCTCCAGGATCTTCTGGACGGCCCCAGCGCGCTCCTCCCCAGCCGGGGTAAGGGAGACCTGCTTCTCACGCCGGCACTGGTCACTCACCCAGCGCTCCACTAAGCCACGCTCCTCCAGACGGGCCACACTCCGGGCTACTGCCCCCTTATCCAGGGCGGTCTGGGCCGCGATGTCCTCCTGACGCAGGCAGTTTCCGCCCCACAGAAGGTAGAGTATCATGCCGTCCATAGGCTGGAATCCCAGAGGCGCCAGCTGCTCTCGAAAATACTGCTGCTTGATGCGGCGGAAAATCTCGCTCCGGTCCTGCATGGTCCCTGCCTCCCTTTTTATTGTTGTATCTATCAACAGTTGTATTTTACAATAATTTCTTAACAAAATCTATACACAAAGCTGACAAATTTAGCACTGCCGGGGGGAGACAGGGGAGGATGGGCCGGCGGTTCTTGGAGCAGAACACCACACAGTCCACCTTGTCCGGGAGCGGCTCACAGCAGATGAACCCGCTGGGGAACAGGGGGCGGGGCAGGACGCAGCCCTCTGTAAAGCGCTCCTATGATATTGGCGGTGTTGATGGCCATTTCTCTCCCAACGGGATGTCCTCAAATCCCTGCTTCATATGCGGGGCAACCGGCGCAGTGACCCGCGCGAGCGCGGCAATTTCCTTACTGGGCAGCTGGGCCATAGCCTCGCTCTCCGCCTCGGCGGAGAAGATAATGCTTCGGGCGTAGGCGACGCCTGCCGGGGACAGACAGAGAAAAATCCTGCCTAGGGCAGAAAATGGCCGTCATTTTTGTGATCCTGTGGTATAATAGGATGACCTGTAAAAAACGGGCGGATCATGGGGAACTCCCTGGGATCGCTCTGGAAGACTTGGAAAGGCGGTGCAGCGATGGTCTATACCACCCACTATCAGTCCCCTCTGGGGGCTCTGCTCCTGGCGGCCAGGGGGGACGCACTGGCCGGCCTCTGGCTGGAGGGACAGAAATACTTTCTGGGTTCCCTGAAGGAGCCGGCGGAGCCCATGGAGGGCCACCCCGTG
This window harbors:
- a CDS encoding cysteine synthase A, whose translation is MGKIYTSVDQLIGGTPLLELTHLERELGLSARILGKLESFNPGGSAKDRIAKSMLDDGEARGILKSGSVIIEPTSGNTGIGLALVAAARGYRAIIVMPDTMSQERRQLLLAYGAEVVLTEGRLGMAGAIARAEELAREIPGSFIPGQFENPANPAAHRTSTGPEIWADTDGTVDIFVAGVGSGGTITGVGEYLRSRRPDVQIVAVEPASSPVLSGGTPGPHAIQGIGAGFVPQALDTGIYDEIIQVEDQDALAMGGRLGRLEGVLVGISSGAAVWAAVQLARRPENRGKTIVALLPDTGEHYLSTPMYGD
- a CDS encoding delta-lactam-biosynthetic de-N-acetylase codes for the protein MDHTRRTALLSAAALCLVLGGLFWLAVREDTPVPAAAPAAVAASTDNWGLSFQTEGEPPVGNATAQSLAQYDAYYVGDTTQKVLYLTFDCGYENGYTAQILDVLKDHQAPAAFFVVGHMIQSSPDLIRRMVQEGHIVGNHTFHHPDMSAISDQSKFQQELEELEQLYQETTGQTLPRFYRPPQGKYSEENLRQAQALGYRTVFWSLAYVDWYVDDQPTAEEAFSKLIPRIHNGAIVLLHSTSRTNAEILDELLTRWEDMGYTFASLEDLPDQTA
- a CDS encoding transcriptional regulator MarR family yields the protein MQDRSEIFRRIKQQYFREQLAPLGFQPMDGMILYLLWGGNCLRQEDIAAQTALDKGAVARSVARLEERGLVERWVSDQCRREKQVSLTPAGEERAGAVQKILESWNDICCRGFSSEERTLYNSFLSRIIENVMQYKRGEEGDDG